DNA sequence from the Manduca sexta isolate Smith_Timp_Sample1 chromosome 25, JHU_Msex_v1.0, whole genome shotgun sequence genome:
gttcctatgataattagattctacagaaattaagaataatagagggaaaccggcaggaatcgggttatatagacccttcgccactgttagctAGCATGTTGTGCTACTTaatcttgttacattttttaatccTCCGACGAATATAGAGGCggatttattgtattaaatgggCGTAAGTAAACGCGCTTGTATAGAATAGTATACTATAGTTCATATTGTATACTGTTTTGAttgtataaatagtaaatacatgtTTTGATTAAGCAACACTTCATGTGAAATCATCTTATATGAATAAACGTGGCCCCCATTAGCGTAAATCACCAATTCCTTAATGTTGAACATATGAGCTCCGAACagcttttaaaacttttttttttattaattattttgtatacgtGCACAAAAAATTTACCCCATTACACCTAATGGTATGTGGAATGGcgtctaatataatatttagacataataaaaattatgcagTATCCACGATGGATGTTACAAATCttttacaatacaataccaGATATCAATAACTTACTCATAAATTCATCATTAAGGCATGTGTGTTATTGCATACCAAAACATGTAAAGGGCTCGCAATAAAGTTTTCACAGTTGCGAACATGAAATATATCCATTTTCAATAAAGCCTTTGAGGCGCCAGTGTCACAAAGCGAAGAATGCTTTTGCACCGTTGACAATTGAATGTGGACACTTAGTTCAGACCGAAGTTTCGTGCAAGGCGTACGTGCTCTCAACCGAGTAACCAAACCCTCCCAGAGATACGCTCCCTGCGAGAAACAGAATCAGCATAATAGTATTATAACGTCGTTAAAACAAAGAAGCCCTTTTCTGCTCATGATGGCTTCACATAACTGAGAAGTTAGCAGGAGACCAATACGTTTGCATTCGTAACTTTGCCTAATTTTGCTTAGCCTCATTGTTTTGCGTAACGCTTCGCAGTAATTCTGCTGAATATAAATGAAGTTTCCCTTGTTCCATGAATAACATTTGCTAAGAGctcaatttacattttaacagCAATATATATGCTAAAagttagatttttaaaatacctacCACCATTTGCTAATCTAAGCCTTTGTGGTTACactgtcttttttattaaatgtggaCATACAGAAGTTAATTTTAATCGCTTAAGTGCAATGTGTAATATTCTACCTACGCTTTATTTTACGATATCGTTGTCCTATTAGCATTAAGttagttttctaatttaatatgGAAATCCACATAGTCGTCTTCACCTCTAGCATTAtgctaaaaatcatccattaattacgaatatttttaccacaAATCCCGGTTTTACCTACATTCCTGTCTTACTTTTCATTTTCTAGTTTAGTACGAATATGAATATCATATTATTCATACACTCATACAcatatatacacacaatatatatttcttactGAAAGTGTGATTGCCGATgtaaattcttttaaagtaaTGATTATAGCATTATAGTGTGTAAAActtaaattgctttttattgatatttattttgtttcaaacttactttttaatttacatctacATTTgggtaatttatttcaaataagtatgtggtttcatttagtaacgtaatttaaaaaagacCCCGTATAATATAACGAAGAAAAATCAGAGCGTTTCTTGAGAGCAAAAATTACTCGTTTGAATAATGTTCCGCTTTTATTAACCgctaaaaatattgttgggTGAAGTGAACACCCCGTGATGAGACCAACGAGATTACCTGTGACGTTTCCGAGGGAGAAATAAGAATACTTTATTTTGGTTGTTTCAGCTTATAAGAAACAGGGACTTCATAAGAAATTAAACATTGCGatgtttagtattattttaaggaAGCATATACCTTAGTAATtagattttgtatataataaaatgattaacatattataatagagATAACACCATTTTAGTAATAGCGAAAATAAAACagaagtgtttttttaatttaaatgtaacgtCAGTGTTTACGAAAATATTCCTATCAAATAACGATGTACCTACATAACTTACTTGatataatttcattgttttcaTTATTGCATAAAACATTAAAGTGTGGGTAAAATCTTTCTGAGTGTAGCGTAATTACTTTTAGCGTAGTCTAAAGATACTTTAAAGATGGTCACCTGCATGCAAATTATGAGCTCTTTCGTGTCCCTTGAAAATTTTATGGTGAAGTTTTTTTGAGTTCTCTTTTCAAATAAGGCACTCAAATTTCTTTGACGATAAAtggaatttgaaatatttcttaCTTGGAGATAAATTAATTTCGGGATTCACAATGCCCTGCCCTAGCAGggttctttaataaatatttaaaagtaatttattcacCCTAAGAAAACCTTATGgcttaatttataaagaaaacgcATTACAGAAATCTCGAGATataaacgtaatattttaaacacacacacacacacattcacgccatttatccccaaaaggggtaaacagaggcgagcacaaattctagactgcGGAGTAATACTGAGTggaaaaacccaaaaaaaaaaacaatatcactttgccgaaTATGGGAATTCAActcgaaacctcagcactgaagtcataccgtaatacaactatgccaccgagatagtataatttctaaaacattataattatgattagaaaTCGGGAGTTGGTTTGTTCGTttcatttatgaattataacatTTCAATGTTGAACCTTTATGAATACTTTCAAGatccatatatatataataatgaatccctatttcccttggtcaagccatcacgcgtgaacggctggaccgatttcactattttttgttgttgtgtttgttattgtcaggagaaggttcttatgaaagaaaaaattcaaaaaattgcgcggaaaattagaaaactaagaaaacttaacgaaaatattaattttatataattgtcaattttttttaaataactatcagcgattgacagaatgcgcgctgcaaattcatagttaagacgggacaacgtctgtcggatcagctagtaataaataaacatgtatacaacaaaaataacaaaactgtATACAACAGAAACGTCCTTTTCTACTTATTTCTTAGGTAAaagaacattaaatattattgtctatTCGAACTCCAAACGTTTTCATTTGAAACAATCATCTGATATTACGGCGCGGCGTTCAGATAGTGatacagaataataattttccTGCGTATTAGTAAGATGTTATTACGAAATTCAATTCATGAATTATTCACATGTGATATGTATCCGACGAACAACTAATATAACGGGCAATTTCTAACAATTCCGACAAAAACTTTGAGAGAGAAACCTTTCCTTGTAAAGATAATCAAATAACACGTTCTAaggaatattgttttaataaatgggAATACTTTGGGCAATTCAAATGCGATCGACTTTTTATTTCTGCTAGTTTTTGCTCAACGCTAGCCTCTCAAGGGACTATATCCTGACACAAAAAATCTTATAACGGATACCTTTTTTCGGGATTCAAGATACTGTCATGAccaatttaatcaaaatcaacacagtttataaattgtaaacacgTACATTTAATGACTACGAAAACTAATAAACATTacttacacattataaaatattgtagtattttcatttataaaaaaatatatagattataccTAAATTCGGTGTGTAGATTTTGTCCTATATATGCCTTTTTTTAAACTTGATGTTTTACCCTGCTTTACATAAAACATTCTTCCACGTGTAATCCCTCAGGCAAACACAAGCTTCCAACGTTTCTCTAAAATATTACGGTAGAAGTTACATATACTTAAAGCAATACTAAACtctaaaaatatcataaatgccTATCTTTACTAGCCCTTAAACGTACATGGTAAGCAAtcccaaatattttattcaaacgaTATCTATAATTCGAAAATTGTTATATCCATTTATCCACGTGGGAATGGTGCTCAGGATAACATACATTGACACAGGATCAATAAACCGATTAAATAGTTATAACCAGGccttttttgtcacttcttttaCGGTGGCACGCTAATTCTCAAAAGTTGTAAGTCTATGACCTTTATACCCCTCTCTTCCTgtattttaatggatttttacAGATACTCTCGAAATTTTCCTAAAAAACCCGAAAAGCCCTGTTTATAACCATATAATCAAGTACAATTTACTCGTCAATGTTTAAACACATCTAACAGCTACACACCCAGTCTTGGACCTATGCTAGCGTAGATACAAATACTGTATAGGAAACTACGAAAGAAGTACTTAAGACTTTCAATCTCTACACCCAGACCTTTGTCTTACTACGAAGATAGTATTTAGCCATAGAAATTCCTATACGCAGTAATAAGAGACCaggaacaatttataaaattcacgTTATTCAGCAATGAgcgtaaagaaataaattgtagCTACTCGCTATCTGCCAATTGAAGGCTTTTGTGACTTAGTAGAGCAAAGCCGACGACCCGAGCATGAAGTGTTCTGTCACAACTCGCAATGATAAACCTTTGTTCCCTGTGACGAGTTTTTAGAATTGTTATCGAGTCTATTGTGGGCGTTAATGAACGACGTTTCACGGGAAATGCTGTACGGCGAGATAAACGTGGGGCGTGGGGGTGAAAATTGACGATAATTATCACTTCATTGTGTTCACTTATCTGCCGGACTAGTCTGTTGCTCCTCGCgggtttatttcatttaatctCTATTGTACCTCGGATGACATAATCGCATTTGTATCAAAGGTTTGATTATGTATATAGCTAGAGGGGTTATAACACAGATAACCTAGCGGTAAAAACCTAGTTCGTGCATTAGTTAATTCTGCTGTCTTCGAAAAAAAACGGATGCAGTGTATATTTCCTTCATtactggtttatttatttatttattacactttatatacaaagagtacaaaggcggacttaatgccgaaggcattctctaccagtcaacctttatcATGTGCAAAGTTCTATTATCTTTTTGTCACAGATATTCAatacattataacattttactacTATTTGTAGGCTCCCATATAACTCAAAACGTATTTTTTGAACCACATAACGTTTAACCTTAAAATGACATAACCGGCTACGCCTGTTTTATCCTGTTTATTTcggcaataaattaaatatggacCAAACAGCGTCTAACGCTCtattttaagtctcataaaaatggaaaatatgcaatttaaatacaatgagCGGAGGGGTTTTATAAGATGTCTACGAACGTAAAGCGATGTAATATTTACCTACCTAGCTAAGATTACTATGTTGTTTTCAGGTGATGATCAATGTCTGTACTATTTTTTCCATAAGTTTGATACCCTCCATGACTTAGTGCTTAACGAGACACGGGGCTATCACATAGCGAACTTCcgaactccgagctgcgactggataatttttaagatggagaAACCCAGTCTAGCCCGGcccaggattcaaacccagaaCGTCAACGCGGTAGTGATGCTTGTACTGcctacgcattacaactacgccaccgcgacggtaaattttgttaatatgcTCCATGATTTTTATTCAGACGCAACTAAACCGGATTaacttctatattttacattacctTTTATCGCAAATATAATTCGAACACGATGCTACGCGATTTACGACCTAATCATAAAACTGAAAATCGGGAACAATAATAACTGGAAATGTCCGGGCCAGGTCAGTGCGTATAAGAGTTCATGTAACGATCAAACGATGTGAGTAATGTTGATTGAAGTTTTCGATAGATTGATTACGCAAGTTAATAAACGATTTACAGCTATTTTGTTTGGCAAACACGATGGATCATCTACGGGACCCTCGAAAATCTATGTAAGACGGatgaatcaatattatattaaccagCGATTGacttttcaaaacaatattagtcagaaaaataaaaaaatccgttTATAACTAAGTACTTAATCTTGAAGAAATAGTAATTGAGAACCTGCCGGTTTTTATTTAACTGAGACTTAAACATAACAGCAAATAAAAGCTAATAAATATGctctacatatatatagcaCAAGTACAGCActagataacataataaaattaacaaaaaaagagTTTAAATCTTCATGAACAACCCTCTAGCTAACCTGATGTAGGCTGAAAACGAAATCCAAACATGGCTCAGTAAGTAATAACGTCAATATGACACCAAAGGGTTTCTCTACAAAAGAATCGATTCAAAATCTACGTAGTTCGCAGTTAAACAACCATTGCACAAAGAACATGCACCTATAAGCAAGCGTGGTGGAGGAAAAGTGGCCAGCTATAGTGCGACAGAGTTTTCTAACTCTCAAAAGTTACGTGTTTCGCATCCCGTAGCTCGATGCGGAGTGTCGCCGCTCTTAAAGGATATTAGTTGTACTTACCGTTAGCCTTTCACAGAGGCAAAGAAACGGCTGTATAGACAAACTGCGGCTAACTGAGCACGAACGgttcttttaaaatgtatttttcctcATATGTGCTATTTCAGTAACACGTAACGAGCTACGACTGTTTTAACTGCACTCTGTTCATTACGGATTCCACATGCGTTAACTTACAGCTGTCATAGAGGTAgactaattaaattttcataataccTCAAGCATTCTACTCGAGTAAACTAAACGAACTTGTTCGCGACATCCCCGCTAGACTGAACTGTGTTAAAGTTGTACAGGATTATTAAAATAGACATGTTACATTGAATTCACCCTGTGCATTACTACGAATTTAATTAGTGAATTTTGATCTCTTCATGAACATAATAATTGTCTTTGCTTtccatataattatgtaaaattactaAATAGCTTAAcagtgttaaaataatatattataatgattgcatattattaatattgcattAGAGTATAGATttgcatattaatatttgaatacccGGGCGTCTTTTGCTTCAACAATATAACTCATTcagaaaagtatttaaaaaaaatcccttattataaaaataggtacTTTTACGTAAGTTTGATCATAAAAGCAGATAAAACGAGTCAATAAGCTTAATAGAAAAACTCATGAATAAAGACGTATAAAGACAGATAACGAAAAGGGATACGGCGAGGATCCATTGGATATCAGAACCCTTTTATCAAAATTTCAACCATTTACAGCAATTCAATAGAAATTCGATTTAATCAAATAAGCTCattgttgaaatgtttttattttttatcatggaAGGACAAAGTTACTACACTTCACTGGGAACCTGAGCTTATAGCTAATGTTCATAAATTACAGGTAAATGCCTATTCATTTAGCCATAGGCCGTGTATAGTTATTTACTTTCAAGTAATATACGTAAAAGAAAACTGGTCATCAATCTAAGACTTACACAAAGTTATAAgggaaaaaaaacataagtaaataaaaacccaGCAAACCATGATTGACAGAAAGTTTCTCGACGCTAAAAACTAATTAGCACAATGAAACAAATGACGGCAAAAAATGTATGACGGAGCCTCTCGCAAACGCGTTTTCTGTCACATTCTCACCTCTGTTAGATGAGACTTTTGCTTTTCTATCAGATTTAAAAGTGTAACAGGTGATCTGTCGATTCTATTTTCTACTAGCCGTGCCAAGGTATATGGATGGTATTTTTTTACCGCAAGAAAATTCAATAATCTGCATAATATGccatatacattaaaattttgtattatcaaAATCCGAATGAAAATCTATTCAACTGTTTTACTTGCTAGATAGTTTACCTAACAGTAACTCTGTTAAGTTTAAAGAATTTATGTCTTTAATGTAAACCTTATGAAACAGCGTATTCCGAAGCGCGCACAAGGTGCTACGGACTACGGCCTACGATACTCTGAagctaataatattcaaatgtttaaccgacttccaaaaaagAGGACATTCTCAATGCGTGTGTTTGTATGTCTTTTCAATGTATCTAGAACTATTACTCTTTTGAAAGTATTAAACAATTGGTAAATGTATTATACCAAGCGTTGTATTGGCACTTAAAGAAATAGCATTTATTTCAATCAAGCATTTACTTCGCTAAGCGGAACAATCGTTATTTAACCCTCATCCTAGGTGCCatattaaattatcttaattattatagtgttataaaaacatatatctcAAATTACatgttttacttaataatataaaaatatgtacttctTAACAAATTATTGAGCTTTGGATCTTAACAGGTTTTTAGCTATTTACTATATATTTcaggttataaaatttaaattttgtgacttaatttataatagacaagtaaattaacttttaaaaaggACTCAAATAAAGCAGAAGAGTAAACTCATTATATTTAAGACACCACCACAATCCATCCTCAAAAAGAACTTGAAATGTTTCAGCAGATGcgccataatattttttcaacaataCTCACGGTCATGTTATTTTAGATCAATTCTTATAACGAGGGCTATGACTTATTCATATTCTCCAAGATAGATACAATCAGTTCGAAGACTTCAGCTGGCGAACCGTATAATAAACGAGACAATAACGAACGTAGCATTGTAGAACTCTCGGCGATGAGACGAGACGGCAAGCACGCGGCCCTCTGCTTACTggaatcattttattttcaagtagttTCCTATTTATCTAACCTTCAtggcaaaataaaatactactttatttttaattaataaacaagcTATATAGATATTTAACTTTTCCAATCCATAAAAGTTCAGTAAAACTCTTTTTTTAGTAAAAGGTAattttctttgaatatttttatacattatacataatattgattttgttcatttaaCTAGCAATGGGTGTGTAAATTTGCCATATATTATTTGGTAATTCACGACCGTAGACATCAAGATATGTTTTCATTACCGGAGCACAAATCTGAAAtagtataaacatatttatcaatCTTAGAAGTGTCAAGAAGTAAtaactaaatgtatttaaacatGAGACTACTAGAACAAGCGTTTACTCCTGGGTTCGTCCGCGTGAATtctttattagaaataaaaatcctgctattgaaaataaaaatagagatTGGTTCCCTTCGCTGATCTGATGCAGGTTGAAGAGTTTACGTTGGAGCGTCATTTTTAAACAACCCAAAAGTGGTTGAATGCTATATGATAGACCATATACaactagtaaaaataatgatttcttatgtttacgcgaatgttagacattgaaattaaactaattttcggattctatcgcggtaattagtgttttagtttctcccgacgtttcgaagactttgcactTTGCAGACTTATGTAGGTAGATagtgtaactttgactttacggatgaacaacacctcagtcccccccgtgaccatgaaggctgcaaagtcttcgaaacgtcgggagaaaataaaacactaattaccgcgatagaatccgaaaattagtttaatttcaatagtaaAAATAAGTCATTACAAGATACTAACTTTCCCATAAAATCCCATCGCCCACACGCCAACATTAATGCCTAGATTAATATTAGTCGCACAATGATTTATTATCAAATCCGCATTCACCTACAAACAATCGAattaatttaaagcaataaatacttttttaatatttaaatattactggcTTTTACTAAGTTCAAATTAACACGGGTTTAAATTAGTAatgactaaatatttaaaaatagctacATGTAGCTAGCAGTCAACAAAGATTACGTTTTTTAATGCTTATATtgtgcaaaataatatttttaatgaatataccAGCAATGAACACTCCACTACATCGATTTTTAGCCAAGGTGTAACgcaaaattatacttacaaGTTAAGAATGACACAAAACGCTCATTAAGAAAACTCTAGAATATTAAGTTatcttattttttctttaaacgtCTTTTCTTTTCTTATCAAGTCGGCGCAGTGTAATTGCTAGTATCGACTATGTATCCGTAACATACATATCTACATGTATACGTGACATAGAAATTTCGAAACTACAGACTTTGAAAATGTTCAAGTAGTCTTACGGTAATAGGGTGTCCTTCCTGCTCGAATCTAGTAATGCCTGGTTTTTGCACAGGTAACAGCCGCCAACGCGTGTTCGATACAAAATGTTCGCTCAGGTAGAGAGGAAACTTACCGCAAAGTCCAGGTATCGGATTAGGATCATACCGTATGTAAAGAGGCTGAAATACGATGCACATCCTGGAGTTACTTTCATTAGTATCTACGGTTTTTAATTCAAGAATATCTGAACagaataaatttctttaaaatatgcGTCAAGCAGACGATTACAAAATGAAGTATATTTGAAACCTTCTGggcaaaactttataataagcagatatataaaaaggaataaaCGTTTTAAGTAATACTATGAATAGAATTTCCCCTCACCAAACACATGTattgttcttttaaaaatattaaattttttgtaaacCCTAGCAACGTTGTCTCCCCTGTGTTTgtcattgattttttaatatcgcGTACCCTATTAGATCTTATCAGATAATATATTCCTTTGGGGTAATCTGAAAAGGGTTAGTATAATATAGCTACATTTTAGTTAAGATTGTATAAGGAACCTTTTTCTTTTCCGATGAAGAGAGCATTAAAAGAAATTCTTGATTGTACTTTAATTGCTCCCCCTCCCTGTTACAGTAGTCTGCACTGGTTATAATGAAAGTGCTTCTTTCAGCTGGTTGCAGGTCGGGGACACCAGCCAGGGAGCACCCGTCAACTAGCTCTTGAGAGTACGTGATATCATTAGACGAAATACGGCCACAAAGTAGCAGCCCCTTTTTGTCTTCCACGGGTGGATCAGAcgctaacaaatattaattaagttttataaatattatacacaaacaaaATTTCATGACGATTTTATCTgctttaaatactttttattaaaaactactaACCAGTGATGGGCCTACAGAAAATATCCCATCCGTTTTGGAAATATATGGGTATTATGGCATAggatatttaattgaatatttaggTACTTAGAGTAAATGATAAAATCAATTTTGAGAAATGATATTTTCACATTAAAAACTCCTCTTAAGTCTAATCTTCTTCATATTGTATCAAAACACAACTAAGAAAACCGGAAATGATTTTCTTTAATGGTTTCTTCCCATTTACCCATTTATTTAGATTGAATAAGTCATTAAACTAGTCACCTGGCACATGAGGTGCGAGGAGTGATATTCTTGCCCCAAACCCAATGCTCCCAGAAGATTGAGTTAAAACAGTCGGTTTGTTAAGATTTTCCGTCATTTTACGGAATCTAGCTAACATCAAGTCTCCCTTTTTCATTTGCtccaaaaacttatttaatttatactgcAATAAAAAGTCAACAGTCCTTGTTAATTTAAGGGGCCTTCAATTTCTTTATCCATACTTACATACGATTATAGATATCTACATAATAGATGTATTGTAAGTTATACCAAGATTGTTCTGTGGAAATTCATCATAATACTttcttacaataacaaaaatttatattaattaatcaacAATGACCACTTGCACTTATATTTTCCTGCCAGGTTACCCAAGCATTAAAAGCACCTAACCTTtgtcaattttcaaaaaaataatcaccTAATAGGATTCCTAAGAGATTGAGAGCACGATTCTCAGTAGCACCACCGCAAAACTAGGAAATAAACTTTGAAAGATACAATTACACgagaaataaattgaaatatttgtacCTCCTCCAATTTAGTAGATTCATACCAATTACCAACGCGTACACGGTTGCAGTAAACAATGCCTTTGTCCTCATCAAGCTTCGGCATT
Encoded proteins:
- the LOC115455385 gene encoding cilia- and flagella-associated protein 161: MPKLDEDKGIVYCNRVRVGNWYESTKLEEYKLNKFLEQMKKGDLMLARFRKMTENLNKPTVLTQSSGSIGFGARISLLAPHVPASDPPVEDKKGLLLCGRISSNDITYSQELVDGCSLAGVPDLQPAERSTFIITSADYCNREGEQLKYNQEFLLMLSSSEKKKPLYIRYDPNPIPGLCGKFPLYLSEHFVSNTRWRLLPVQKPGITRFEQEGHPITVNADLIINHCATNINLGINVGVWAMGFYGKICAPVMKTYLDVYGRELPNNIWQIYTPIAS